In Papaver somniferum cultivar HN1 unplaced genomic scaffold, ASM357369v1 unplaced-scaffold_117, whole genome shotgun sequence, the DNA window CATATGTCGGAATCGGTGCAGAACATGCTAGTTTACCGATGTGCAAGGAGAAGATTGTGACGGTCGATCACGAAAAGCGTCTTAAGGAGATACATACAATTGAAGGTGGATACTTGGCACGGGGATGCACGTTTTCTATGTTAAGCTTCGAAATACTAGTAAAGGAAAAAAGTTCATGCGTCATCAAGACAGTTACTAAGTACGAAATCAATGACGACTTAGCTACTAGTGCTTCAGGTCATCTTCACACCTATCTTGATGGATGTGTTACCCTAGCTCGAGGGGTTTCAAAACATATCGCAGAGCAAAACGCAGGAGCAGCTAATTAAGTTGTTGCAAGGCTGAAACTTTTTATAATATGGTTTTCCATGTCGGATACTGTATACTTACACCTTATGGAACTATTTATTAAAAATCATCCAGGACAAAGTGATCTTCATTGATGTATTTCGACATATATAAATAAACATGGAAAAATATTATTTAGAAATACCAGT includes these proteins:
- the LOC113329427 gene encoding S-norcoclaurine synthase 2-like is translated as MRYEFINEFVVDASADDVWAIYSSPNFPALSVQLLPNILKSKFILEGDGCSVGTILCVVPEHASLPMCKEKIVTVDHEKRLKEIHTIEGGYLARGCTFSMLSFEILVKEKSSCVIKTVTKYEINDDLATSASGHLHTYLDGCVTLARGVSKHIAEQNAGAAN